The following are encoded together in the Pygocentrus nattereri isolate fPygNat1 chromosome 3, fPygNat1.pri, whole genome shotgun sequence genome:
- the LOC108443682 gene encoding cingulin: MSAPASGRKTPVDYGVQIRFIKDLHDTGGGHGGQSRREGSGKSSSRYGVAVRVQGIAGQPYVVLKEGEKGDSYGVQLRTQPHNAPPPYNSLPRRRDDGSAQGQYFATPDGSPLRRAQSHGSLLDREDGDNFDRDIRRPPGDGRSGSYGNLDAGIGVGSERERTRGGMQRNQWGGSHQMGLNGSVERETLRGGSGHYSSRSGPNSNQTPFNRPIMSSSGQAGSVGGSSRGSSPALDAGTRPNTASSTLSSTPSVALNTYSSPPSSSPASAYSSLGRTSGSIAKVAAVPSSAVANDWSSVDAHVTPDLLMDQGQSSGSEFTSEEDQIQQMIYSVLRKGSSESDAAIKRRARIICDKIQALKVNRPDSTLKTQLEQSLDENVHLQEQLNRKKTELDQTHTELTQLRMDRENAESRVRQLEDQLAGLQEELRRETHNRAQNDSIEAELLALRTELAEAAALHQKQDDTLRQRERELTALKGALKDEVSTHDREMETLREQYSQDMEKLRASMEQVSQSQASIEAERQRVNSTVRSLQQQLEECKEEGDHWRGQFQSTREDLRNTKQELLQARLEKEEFEEELKELQEKLNSMKHQIPDVKQSQTLNQELERCRANLKQAQAEVNKLKGDLDKKTMEIISLKRTNQELDAEQKYEIDRLKDQKRKDREELAKVHEKAKQLADPALVESLRGELNAVLGEAEKLRKQLLSADKELQSERDRVNSSQTHIHTLTQEHKELEENNTRLKEKITRLESQLQERVSQSLEAEQELQEESRRLRQQLDEAKRLNGKLGQERDELTRVLDERDKDRETLRKENSQLDEQKRQHEKTVDKLNREIERLSADSSQSVQLLQSQLDEQKEKWRKEQQDIQKSHKDKISELEKVNVTLRSLQEELSRQKKELLSCCEERDNAVLDKELLTNRLRHLEGELESQRSSYNERSREIRSMEDKVKHLELELDEEKNSVELLTDRITRSRDQIEQLRSELMQERSSKQDLELDKNALERQLKEYKSRVAEMEGQSRSSAGVSQLESRLQEMEERLRAEEREKNSALSSQRRVERKLKELTITLDEERQQQTEQRDQLALRVKALKRQVDESEGEVERLDGLRRKAIRDMEEQMEQKEALQSRVTALENEVKRKIQQARHISMDSSALSSDDDDDDGLYDPSSITSILTESNLQTSSC; encoded by the exons ATGTCTGCACCTGCGTCAGGCAGAAAGACCCCAGTGGACTACGGGGTTCAGATCCGCTTCATAAAGGACCTGCACGACACTGGAGGGGGTCACGGAGGCCAGTCTCGCCGAGAAGGCTCCGGGAAGTCCTCATCCCGATATGGTGTGGCTGTTAGAGTGCAGGGCATTGCAGGCCAGCCCTATGTGGTactgaaagaaggagagaaaggagattCATACGGAGTGCAGCTCCGAACACAGCCACACAACGCTCCTCCGCCTTACAACAGTTTACCCAG GAGAAGAGATGATGGGTCAGCACAGGGTCAGTACTTCGCCACCCCAGATGGCAGTCCCTTGCGTCGGGCTCAGTCCCATGGCTCTCTGCTGGACCGAGAGGATGGTGACAACTTTGACCGTGACATTAGACGCCCTCCGGGTGATGGACGCTCTGGCAGCTATGGCAATCTGGATGCGGGCATTGGCGTGGGTTCAGAAAGGGAACGGACAAGAGGAGGAATGCAGCGGAATCAGTGGGGAGGTTCCCACCAAATGGGACTCAATGGCTCAGTGGAGAGGGAAACCCTGAGAGGGGGGAGCGGTCACTACTCCAGCCGATCAGGCCCTAATTCAAACCAAACACCATTCAATAGACCAATCATGAGCTCTTCAGGCCAAGCTGGTAGTGTTGGAGGCTCCTCTAGGGGGAGCTCTCCTGCTCTGGATGCAGGAACCAGGCCAAATACCGCCTCGTCCACCCTCTCTTCCACTCCGTCCGTGGCTCTAAACACCTACTCTTCTCCCCCCTCCTCCTCACCCGCTTCAGCTTACAGCAGCCTGGGCCGGACCTCTGGATCCATCGCCAAGGTTGCAGCCGTCCCATCCTCTGCCGTAGCGAATGACTGGTCATCAGTGGATGCACAC GTCACTCCTGATCTTCTGATGGACCAGGGTCAGAGCTCGGGGTCAGAGTTCACAAGTGAGGAGGATCAGATCCAGCAGATGATTTACAGTGTTCTACGAAAGGG GAGCAGTGAGAGCGATGCTGCCATTAAACGGAGAGCTCGCATCATCTGTGATAAGATCCAGGCGCTCAAG GTAAACAGACCAGACTCGACTCTTAAAACACAGCTTGAACAGAGTCTGGATGAAAATGTGCATCTCCAGGAACAACTGAACCGGAAGAAGACTGAACTTGATCAAACGCACACTGa GCTGACTCAGCTGCGAATGGACAGAGAGAACGCTGAATCTCGGGTCAGACAGCTGGAGGATCAGCTGGCGGGGCTGCAGGAAGAGCTCAGGAGAGAGACGCACAACAGAGCACAGAATGACTCTATAGAAGCG GAGTTGCTGGCCCTGCGTACTGAGCTGGCCGAAGCTGCAGCGCTGCATCAGAAGCAGGACGACACTCTGAGACAGAGGGAGCGAGAGCTGACCGCTCTGAAAGGCGCACTGAAGGACGAGGTGTCCACCCATGACAGAGAGATGGAAACTCTCAGAGAGCAATACAGCCAGGACATGGAGAAACTGAGAGCCAGCATGGAGCAGGTGTCACAG TCGCAGGCAAGTATAGAAGCAGAGCGTCAGCGCGTGAACTCTACAGTGCGTTCACTACAGCAGCAGCTGGAGGAGTGCAAAGAGGAAGGAGACCACTGGAGAGGGCAGTTTCAGAGCACCAGAGAGGATCTCCGTAACACCAAACAGGA GCTTCTGCAGGCTCGACTAGAAAAAGAAGAGTTCGAAGAGGAGCTGAAGGAGCTCCAGGAGAAACTGAACTCGATGAAACACCAGATCCCCGACGTCAAACAAAGTCAAACGCTCAACCAG GAGCTGGAGCGTTGCCGTGCCAACCTGAAGCAAGCCCAAGCTGAAGTGAACAAACTAAAGGGGGATCTAGACAAGAAAACAATGGAGATTATTTCATTAAAGAGGACCAATCAGGAGCTGGATGCAGAGCAGAAATATGAGATTGATAGGTTAAAGGACCAAAAgcggaaagacagagaggagctGGCGAAAGTACATGAGAAGGCCAAGCAG CTGGCTGATCCTGCACTGGTGGAGTCTTTGCGTGGGGAACTGAATGCTGTGCTTGGGGAAGCAGAAAAGCTCCGTAAACAGCTGCTGTCGGCAGACAAGGAGctgcagagcgagagagacagagtgaactcctcacaaacacacatacatactctcACGCAAGAACACAAGGAGCTGGAGGAGAACAACACACGCCTGAAGGAGAAAATAACGCGTCTGGAG TCGCAGCTGCAGGAGCGGGTGAGTCAGAGTCTGGAAGCAGAGCAAGAGCTGCAGGAGGAGAGCAGGAGGCTGAGGCAGCAGCTGGACGAGGCCAAACGCCTTAACGGCAAACTCGGCCAGGAAAGAGACGAGCTGACCCGTGTCCTGGacgagagagacaaagacagggAAACGCTCCGCAAGGAAAACTCGCAGCTGGACGAACAGAAGAGGCAACACGAGAAGACAGTCGACAAACTCAACAGAGAG atcgAGCGATTGTCTGCTGATTCGAGTCAGTCCGTGCAGCTGCTGCAGTCTCAGCTGGACGAGCAGAAAGAGAAGTGGAGGAAAGAGCAGCAGGACATACAGAAAAGCCACAAAGACAAAATCAGTGAGCTGGAGAAAGTCAACGTCACCCTCCGCTCTCTCCAAGAGGAG CTGTCTCGGCAGAAGAAAGAGCTGCTGTCATGCTGTGAGGAGAGGGATAATGCGGTTCTAGATAAAGAGCTGCTCACTAACCGTCTCAGACACCTGGAAGGCGAGCTGGAGAGCCAGCGGAGCTCCTACAACGAGCGTTCCCGTGAAATCCGCAGCATGGAG GATAAAGTGAAGCATCTAGAGCTGGAGCTGGATGAGGAGAAGAACAGCGTGGAGCTGCTGACAGACAGAATAACCAGGAGCCGAGATCAG attgaGCAGCTGCGGTCCGAGCTAATGCAAGAACGATCTTCCAAGCAAGACCTAGAGCTGGACAAAAATGCCCTCGAGAGACAG CTGAAGGAGTATAAATCTCGTGTAGCAGAGATGGAGGGGCAGTCTCGTAGTTCGGCTGGTGTTTCTCAGCTGGAGAGCAGACTGCAGGAGATGGAGGAACGGCTAAGAGCTGAGGAGAG AGAGAAGAACTCTGCACTGTCCTCTCAGCGTCGTGTGGAAAGAAAATTGAAAGAGTTGACCATCACTTTGGATGAAGAGAGACAGCAACAGACTGAGCAGAGAGACCAG CTGGCTCTACGTGTGAAGGCTTTGAAGAGGCAAGTGGACGAGAGCGAAGGAGAAGTGGAGAGGTTGGATGGCTTACGGAGGAAAGCAATTAGAGACATGGAGGAACAAATGGAGCAGAAAGAGGCTCTCCAGTCTCGAGTTACAGCGCTGGAGAATGAAGTCAA GAGGAAGATCCAGCAGGCCCGACACATTTCAATGGACTCTTCAGCTCTCAGCTcagatgatgacgatgatgatggcCTGTACGACCCTTCGAGCATCACCTCCATCCTCACAGAGAGCAATCTACAGACCAGCTCCTGCTAG